A single genomic interval of Homo sapiens chromosome 15, GRCh38.p14 Primary Assembly harbors:
- the SEMA7A gene encoding semaphorin-7A isoform 2 (isoform 2 is encoded by transcript variant 2), which yields MTPPPPGRAAPSAPRARVPGPPARLGLPLRLRLLLLLWAAAASAQGHLRSGPRIFAVWKGHVGQDRVDFGQTEPHTVLFHEPGSSSVWVGGRGKVYLFDFPEGKNASVRTDCENYITLLERRSEGLLACGTNARHPSCWNLVNGTVVPLGEMRGYAPFSPDENSLVLFEGDEVYSTIRKQEYNGKIPRFRRIRGESELYTSDTVMQNPQFIKATIVHQDQAYDDKIYYFFREDNPDKNPEAPLNVSRVAQLCRGDQGGESSLSVSKWNTFLKAMLVCSDAATNKNFNRLQDVFLLPDPSGQWRDTRVYGVFSNPWNYSAVCVYSLGDIDKVFRTSSLKGYHSSLPNPRPGKCLPDQQPIPTETFQVADRHPEVAQRVEPMGPLKTPLFHSKYHYQKVAVHRMQASHGETFHVLYLTTDRGTIHKVVEPGEQEHSFAFNIMEIQPFRRAAAIQTMSLDAERRKLYVSSQWEVSQVPLDLCEVYGGGCHGCLMSRDPYCGWDQGRCISIYSSERSVLQSINPAEPHKECPNPKPDKAPLQKVSLAPNSRYYLSCPMESRHATYSWRHKENVEQSCEPGHQSPNCILFIENLTAQQYGHYFCEAQEGSYFREAQHWQLLPEDGIMAEHLLGHACALAASLWLGVLPTLTLGLLVH from the exons GCCATGTAGGGCAGGACCGGGTGGACTTTGGCCAGACTGAGCCGCACACGGTGCTTTTCCACGAGCCAGGCAGCTCCTCTGTGTGGGTGGGAGGACGTGGCAAGGTCTACCTCTTTGACTTCCCCGAGGGCAAGAACGCATCTGTGCGCACG GACTGCGAGAACTACATCACTCTCCTGGAGAGGCGGAGTGAGGGGCTGCTGGCCTGTGGCACCAACGCCCGGCACCCCAGCTGCTGGAACCTG GTGAATGGCACTGTGGTGCCACTTGGCGAGATGAGAGGCTACGCCCCCTTCAGCCCGGACGAGAACTCCCTGGTTCTGTTTGAAG GGGACGAGGTGTATTCCACCATCCGGAAGCAGGAATACAATGGGAAGATCCCTCGGTTCCGCCGCATCCGGGGCGAGAGTGAGCTGTACACCAGTGATACTGTCATGCAGA ACCCACAGTTCATCAAAGCCACCATCGTGCACCAAGACCAGGCTTACGATGACAAGATCTACTACTTCTTCCGAGAGGACAATCCTGACAAGAATCCTGAGGCTCCTCTCAATGTGTCCCGTGTGGCCCAGTTGTGCAGG GGGGACCAGGGTGGGGAAAGTTCACTGTCAGTCTCCAAGTGGAACACTTTTCTGAAAGCCATGCTGGTATGCAGTGATGCTGCCACCAACAAGAACTTCAACAGGCTGCAAGACGTCTTCCTGCTCCCTGACCCCAGCGGCCAGTGGAGGGACACCAGGGTCTATGGTGTTTTCTCCAACCCCTG GAACTACTCAGCCGTCTGTGTGTATTCCCTCGGTGACATTGACAAGGTCTTCCGTACCTCCTCACTCAAGGGCTACCACTCAAGCCTTCCCAACCCGCGGCCTGGCAAG TGCCTCCCAGACCAGCAGCCGATACCCACAGAGACCTTCCAGGTGGCTGACCGTCACCCAGAGGTGGCGCAGAGGGTGGAGCCCATGGGGCCTCTGAAGACGCCATTGTTCCACTCTAAATACCACTACCAGAAAGTGGCCGTCCACCGCATGCAAGCCAGCCACGGGGAGACCTTTCATGTGCTTTACCTAACTACAG ACAGGGGCACTATCCACAAGGTGGTGGAACCGGGGGAGCAGGAGCACAGCTTCGCCTTCAACATCATGGAGATCCAGCCCTTCCGCCGCGCGGCTGCCATCCAGACCATGTCGCTGGATGCTGAGCGG AGGAAGCTGTATGTGAGCTCCCAGTGGGAGGTGAGCCAGGTGCCCCTGGACCTGTGTGAGGTCTATGGCGGGGGCTGCCACGGTTGCCTCATGTCCCGAGACCCCTACTGCGGCTGGGACCAAGGCCGCTGCATCTCCATCTACAGCTCCGAACG GTCAGTGCTGCAATCCATTAATCCAGCCGAGCCACACAAGGAGTGTCCCAACCCCAAACCAG ACAAGGCCCCACTGCAGAAGGTTTCCCTGGCCCCAAACTCTCGCTACTACCTGAGCTGCCCCATGGAATCCCGCCACGCCACCTACTCATGGCGCCACAAGGAGAACGTGGAGCAGAGCTGCGAACCTGGTCACCAGAGCCCCAACTGCATCCTGTTCATCGAGAACCTCACGGCGCAGCAGTACGGCCACTACTTCTGCGAGGCCCAGGAGGGCTCCTACTTCCGCGAGGCTCAGCACTGGCAGCTGCTGCCCGAGGACGGCATCATGGCCGAGCACCTGCTGGGTCATGCCTGTGCCCTGGCCGCCTCCCTCTGGCTGGGGGTGCTGCCCACACTCACTCTTGGCTTGCTGGTCCACTAG
- the SEMA7A gene encoding semaphorin-7A isoform 3 (isoform 3 is encoded by transcript variant 3) — translation MRGYAPFSPDENSLVLFEGDEVYSTIRKQEYNGKIPRFRRIRGESELYTSDTVMQNPQFIKATIVHQDQAYDDKIYYFFREDNPDKNPEAPLNVSRVAQLCRGDQGGESSLSVSKWNTFLKAMLVCSDAATNKNFNRLQDVFLLPDPSGQWRDTRVYGVFSNPWNYSAVCVYSLGDIDKVFRTSSLKGYHSSLPNPRPGKCLPDQQPIPTETFQVADRHPEVAQRVEPMGPLKTPLFHSKYHYQKVAVHRMQASHGETFHVLYLTTDRGTIHKVVEPGEQEHSFAFNIMEIQPFRRAAAIQTMSLDAERRKLYVSSQWEVSQVPLDLCEVYGGGCHGCLMSRDPYCGWDQGRCISIYSSERSVLQSINPAEPHKECPNPKPDKAPLQKVSLAPNSRYYLSCPMESRHATYSWRHKENVEQSCEPGHQSPNCILFIENLTAQQYGHYFCEAQEGSYFREAQHWQLLPEDGIMAEHLLGHACALAASLWLGVLPTLTLGLLVH, via the exons ATGAGAGGCTACGCCCCCTTCAGCCCGGACGAGAACTCCCTGGTTCTGTTTGAAG GGGACGAGGTGTATTCCACCATCCGGAAGCAGGAATACAATGGGAAGATCCCTCGGTTCCGCCGCATCCGGGGCGAGAGTGAGCTGTACACCAGTGATACTGTCATGCAGA ACCCACAGTTCATCAAAGCCACCATCGTGCACCAAGACCAGGCTTACGATGACAAGATCTACTACTTCTTCCGAGAGGACAATCCTGACAAGAATCCTGAGGCTCCTCTCAATGTGTCCCGTGTGGCCCAGTTGTGCAGG GGGGACCAGGGTGGGGAAAGTTCACTGTCAGTCTCCAAGTGGAACACTTTTCTGAAAGCCATGCTGGTATGCAGTGATGCTGCCACCAACAAGAACTTCAACAGGCTGCAAGACGTCTTCCTGCTCCCTGACCCCAGCGGCCAGTGGAGGGACACCAGGGTCTATGGTGTTTTCTCCAACCCCTG GAACTACTCAGCCGTCTGTGTGTATTCCCTCGGTGACATTGACAAGGTCTTCCGTACCTCCTCACTCAAGGGCTACCACTCAAGCCTTCCCAACCCGCGGCCTGGCAAG TGCCTCCCAGACCAGCAGCCGATACCCACAGAGACCTTCCAGGTGGCTGACCGTCACCCAGAGGTGGCGCAGAGGGTGGAGCCCATGGGGCCTCTGAAGACGCCATTGTTCCACTCTAAATACCACTACCAGAAAGTGGCCGTCCACCGCATGCAAGCCAGCCACGGGGAGACCTTTCATGTGCTTTACCTAACTACAG ACAGGGGCACTATCCACAAGGTGGTGGAACCGGGGGAGCAGGAGCACAGCTTCGCCTTCAACATCATGGAGATCCAGCCCTTCCGCCGCGCGGCTGCCATCCAGACCATGTCGCTGGATGCTGAGCGG AGGAAGCTGTATGTGAGCTCCCAGTGGGAGGTGAGCCAGGTGCCCCTGGACCTGTGTGAGGTCTATGGCGGGGGCTGCCACGGTTGCCTCATGTCCCGAGACCCCTACTGCGGCTGGGACCAAGGCCGCTGCATCTCCATCTACAGCTCCGAACG GTCAGTGCTGCAATCCATTAATCCAGCCGAGCCACACAAGGAGTGTCCCAACCCCAAACCAG ACAAGGCCCCACTGCAGAAGGTTTCCCTGGCCCCAAACTCTCGCTACTACCTGAGCTGCCCCATGGAATCCCGCCACGCCACCTACTCATGGCGCCACAAGGAGAACGTGGAGCAGAGCTGCGAACCTGGTCACCAGAGCCCCAACTGCATCCTGTTCATCGAGAACCTCACGGCGCAGCAGTACGGCCACTACTTCTGCGAGGCCCAGGAGGGCTCCTACTTCCGCGAGGCTCAGCACTGGCAGCTGCTGCCCGAGGACGGCATCATGGCCGAGCACCTGCTGGGTCATGCCTGTGCCCTGGCCGCCTCCCTCTGGCTGGGGGTGCTGCCCACACTCACTCTTGGCTTGCTGGTCCACTAG
- the SEMA7A gene encoding semaphorin-7A isoform X1: protein MLTSGGDLAMKGCFLKNEGHVGQDRVDFGQTEPHTVLFHEPGSSSVWVGGRGKVYLFDFPEGKNASVRTVNIGSTKGSCLDKRDCENYITLLERRSEGLLACGTNARHPSCWNLVNGTVVPLGEMRGYAPFSPDENSLVLFEGDEVYSTIRKQEYNGKIPRFRRIRGESELYTSDTVMQNPQFIKATIVHQDQAYDDKIYYFFREDNPDKNPEAPLNVSRVAQLCRGDQGGESSLSVSKWNTFLKAMLVCSDAATNKNFNRLQDVFLLPDPSGQWRDTRVYGVFSNPWNYSAVCVYSLGDIDKVFRTSSLKGYHSSLPNPRPGKCLPDQQPIPTETFQVADRHPEVAQRVEPMGPLKTPLFHSKYHYQKVAVHRMQASHGETFHVLYLTTDRGTIHKVVEPGEQEHSFAFNIMEIQPFRRAAAIQTMSLDAERRKLYVSSQWEVSQVPLDLCEVYGGGCHGCLMSRDPYCGWDQGRCISIYSSERSVLQSINPAEPHKECPNPKPDKAPLQKVSLAPNSRYYLSCPMESRHATYSWRHKENVEQSCEPGHQSPNCILFIENLTAQQYGHYFCEAQEGSYFREAQHWQLLPEDGIMAEHLLGHACALAASLWLGVLPTLTLGLLVH, encoded by the exons ATGCTCACTTCCGGGGGTGACCTGGCCATGAAGGGATGTTTCTTAAAGAATgaag GCCATGTAGGGCAGGACCGGGTGGACTTTGGCCAGACTGAGCCGCACACGGTGCTTTTCCACGAGCCAGGCAGCTCCTCTGTGTGGGTGGGAGGACGTGGCAAGGTCTACCTCTTTGACTTCCCCGAGGGCAAGAACGCATCTGTGCGCACG gtgaaTATCGGCTCCACAAAGGGGTCCTGTCTGGATAAGCGG GACTGCGAGAACTACATCACTCTCCTGGAGAGGCGGAGTGAGGGGCTGCTGGCCTGTGGCACCAACGCCCGGCACCCCAGCTGCTGGAACCTG GTGAATGGCACTGTGGTGCCACTTGGCGAGATGAGAGGCTACGCCCCCTTCAGCCCGGACGAGAACTCCCTGGTTCTGTTTGAAG GGGACGAGGTGTATTCCACCATCCGGAAGCAGGAATACAATGGGAAGATCCCTCGGTTCCGCCGCATCCGGGGCGAGAGTGAGCTGTACACCAGTGATACTGTCATGCAGA ACCCACAGTTCATCAAAGCCACCATCGTGCACCAAGACCAGGCTTACGATGACAAGATCTACTACTTCTTCCGAGAGGACAATCCTGACAAGAATCCTGAGGCTCCTCTCAATGTGTCCCGTGTGGCCCAGTTGTGCAGG GGGGACCAGGGTGGGGAAAGTTCACTGTCAGTCTCCAAGTGGAACACTTTTCTGAAAGCCATGCTGGTATGCAGTGATGCTGCCACCAACAAGAACTTCAACAGGCTGCAAGACGTCTTCCTGCTCCCTGACCCCAGCGGCCAGTGGAGGGACACCAGGGTCTATGGTGTTTTCTCCAACCCCTG GAACTACTCAGCCGTCTGTGTGTATTCCCTCGGTGACATTGACAAGGTCTTCCGTACCTCCTCACTCAAGGGCTACCACTCAAGCCTTCCCAACCCGCGGCCTGGCAAG TGCCTCCCAGACCAGCAGCCGATACCCACAGAGACCTTCCAGGTGGCTGACCGTCACCCAGAGGTGGCGCAGAGGGTGGAGCCCATGGGGCCTCTGAAGACGCCATTGTTCCACTCTAAATACCACTACCAGAAAGTGGCCGTCCACCGCATGCAAGCCAGCCACGGGGAGACCTTTCATGTGCTTTACCTAACTACAG ACAGGGGCACTATCCACAAGGTGGTGGAACCGGGGGAGCAGGAGCACAGCTTCGCCTTCAACATCATGGAGATCCAGCCCTTCCGCCGCGCGGCTGCCATCCAGACCATGTCGCTGGATGCTGAGCGG AGGAAGCTGTATGTGAGCTCCCAGTGGGAGGTGAGCCAGGTGCCCCTGGACCTGTGTGAGGTCTATGGCGGGGGCTGCCACGGTTGCCTCATGTCCCGAGACCCCTACTGCGGCTGGGACCAAGGCCGCTGCATCTCCATCTACAGCTCCGAACG GTCAGTGCTGCAATCCATTAATCCAGCCGAGCCACACAAGGAGTGTCCCAACCCCAAACCAG ACAAGGCCCCACTGCAGAAGGTTTCCCTGGCCCCAAACTCTCGCTACTACCTGAGCTGCCCCATGGAATCCCGCCACGCCACCTACTCATGGCGCCACAAGGAGAACGTGGAGCAGAGCTGCGAACCTGGTCACCAGAGCCCCAACTGCATCCTGTTCATCGAGAACCTCACGGCGCAGCAGTACGGCCACTACTTCTGCGAGGCCCAGGAGGGCTCCTACTTCCGCGAGGCTCAGCACTGGCAGCTGCTGCCCGAGGACGGCATCATGGCCGAGCACCTGCTGGGTCATGCCTGTGCCCTGGCCGCCTCCCTCTGGCTGGGGGTGCTGCCCACACTCACTCTTGGCTTGCTGGTCCACTAG
- the SEMA7A gene encoding semaphorin-7A isoform 1 preproprotein (isoform 1 preproprotein is encoded by transcript variant 1), with protein sequence MTPPPPGRAAPSAPRARVPGPPARLGLPLRLRLLLLLWAAAASAQGHLRSGPRIFAVWKGHVGQDRVDFGQTEPHTVLFHEPGSSSVWVGGRGKVYLFDFPEGKNASVRTVNIGSTKGSCLDKRDCENYITLLERRSEGLLACGTNARHPSCWNLVNGTVVPLGEMRGYAPFSPDENSLVLFEGDEVYSTIRKQEYNGKIPRFRRIRGESELYTSDTVMQNPQFIKATIVHQDQAYDDKIYYFFREDNPDKNPEAPLNVSRVAQLCRGDQGGESSLSVSKWNTFLKAMLVCSDAATNKNFNRLQDVFLLPDPSGQWRDTRVYGVFSNPWNYSAVCVYSLGDIDKVFRTSSLKGYHSSLPNPRPGKCLPDQQPIPTETFQVADRHPEVAQRVEPMGPLKTPLFHSKYHYQKVAVHRMQASHGETFHVLYLTTDRGTIHKVVEPGEQEHSFAFNIMEIQPFRRAAAIQTMSLDAERRKLYVSSQWEVSQVPLDLCEVYGGGCHGCLMSRDPYCGWDQGRCISIYSSERSVLQSINPAEPHKECPNPKPDKAPLQKVSLAPNSRYYLSCPMESRHATYSWRHKENVEQSCEPGHQSPNCILFIENLTAQQYGHYFCEAQEGSYFREAQHWQLLPEDGIMAEHLLGHACALAASLWLGVLPTLTLGLLVH encoded by the exons GCCATGTAGGGCAGGACCGGGTGGACTTTGGCCAGACTGAGCCGCACACGGTGCTTTTCCACGAGCCAGGCAGCTCCTCTGTGTGGGTGGGAGGACGTGGCAAGGTCTACCTCTTTGACTTCCCCGAGGGCAAGAACGCATCTGTGCGCACG gtgaaTATCGGCTCCACAAAGGGGTCCTGTCTGGATAAGCGG GACTGCGAGAACTACATCACTCTCCTGGAGAGGCGGAGTGAGGGGCTGCTGGCCTGTGGCACCAACGCCCGGCACCCCAGCTGCTGGAACCTG GTGAATGGCACTGTGGTGCCACTTGGCGAGATGAGAGGCTACGCCCCCTTCAGCCCGGACGAGAACTCCCTGGTTCTGTTTGAAG GGGACGAGGTGTATTCCACCATCCGGAAGCAGGAATACAATGGGAAGATCCCTCGGTTCCGCCGCATCCGGGGCGAGAGTGAGCTGTACACCAGTGATACTGTCATGCAGA ACCCACAGTTCATCAAAGCCACCATCGTGCACCAAGACCAGGCTTACGATGACAAGATCTACTACTTCTTCCGAGAGGACAATCCTGACAAGAATCCTGAGGCTCCTCTCAATGTGTCCCGTGTGGCCCAGTTGTGCAGG GGGGACCAGGGTGGGGAAAGTTCACTGTCAGTCTCCAAGTGGAACACTTTTCTGAAAGCCATGCTGGTATGCAGTGATGCTGCCACCAACAAGAACTTCAACAGGCTGCAAGACGTCTTCCTGCTCCCTGACCCCAGCGGCCAGTGGAGGGACACCAGGGTCTATGGTGTTTTCTCCAACCCCTG GAACTACTCAGCCGTCTGTGTGTATTCCCTCGGTGACATTGACAAGGTCTTCCGTACCTCCTCACTCAAGGGCTACCACTCAAGCCTTCCCAACCCGCGGCCTGGCAAG TGCCTCCCAGACCAGCAGCCGATACCCACAGAGACCTTCCAGGTGGCTGACCGTCACCCAGAGGTGGCGCAGAGGGTGGAGCCCATGGGGCCTCTGAAGACGCCATTGTTCCACTCTAAATACCACTACCAGAAAGTGGCCGTCCACCGCATGCAAGCCAGCCACGGGGAGACCTTTCATGTGCTTTACCTAACTACAG ACAGGGGCACTATCCACAAGGTGGTGGAACCGGGGGAGCAGGAGCACAGCTTCGCCTTCAACATCATGGAGATCCAGCCCTTCCGCCGCGCGGCTGCCATCCAGACCATGTCGCTGGATGCTGAGCGG AGGAAGCTGTATGTGAGCTCCCAGTGGGAGGTGAGCCAGGTGCCCCTGGACCTGTGTGAGGTCTATGGCGGGGGCTGCCACGGTTGCCTCATGTCCCGAGACCCCTACTGCGGCTGGGACCAAGGCCGCTGCATCTCCATCTACAGCTCCGAACG GTCAGTGCTGCAATCCATTAATCCAGCCGAGCCACACAAGGAGTGTCCCAACCCCAAACCAG ACAAGGCCCCACTGCAGAAGGTTTCCCTGGCCCCAAACTCTCGCTACTACCTGAGCTGCCCCATGGAATCCCGCCACGCCACCTACTCATGGCGCCACAAGGAGAACGTGGAGCAGAGCTGCGAACCTGGTCACCAGAGCCCCAACTGCATCCTGTTCATCGAGAACCTCACGGCGCAGCAGTACGGCCACTACTTCTGCGAGGCCCAGGAGGGCTCCTACTTCCGCGAGGCTCAGCACTGGCAGCTGCTGCCCGAGGACGGCATCATGGCCGAGCACCTGCTGGGTCATGCCTGTGCCCTGGCCGCCTCCCTCTGGCTGGGGGTGCTGCCCACACTCACTCTTGGCTTGCTGGTCCACTAG